In the genome of Streptomyces sp. SAI-127, the window TTCTGGCCCTGGTACTCGAACGCACCGCGGGTCAGCGCGGTCTTGAGGATCGCGGGGTCGGCGCTCGGGTGGGCGACGACGAAGTCCTTGCCGCCGGTCTCGCCGACCAGGCGCGGGTAGGTGCGGTACTTCTCGATGTTGGCCCCGACCGTCTTCCACAGGTGCTGGAAGGTCTTCGTCGAACCGGTGAAGTGGATGCCCGCGAGGTCCCGGTGCTCCAGGGCCACCTTGGAGACCTCGATGCCGTCGCCGGTGACGAGGTTGATGACGCCCTTGGGCAGACCGGCCTCCTCGAGGAGCCGCATGAGCAGCACGGCGGCGTGGGTCTGCGTCGGGGACGGCTTCCAGACCACGACATTGCCCATCAGCGCGGGCGCGGTCGGCAGGTTGCCCGCGATCGCCGTGAAGTTGAACGGCGTGATCGCGTAGACGAAGCCCTCGAGCGGGCGGTGGTCGAGGCGGTTCCACACGCCGGGGGCGTTGGCCGGGGGCTGCTCGGCGAGCAGGTCACGTGCGTACTTGACGTTGAAGCGCCAGAAGTCGATCAGCTCGCAGGGCGTGTCGATCTCGGCCTGCTGGGCGGTCTTGGACTGGCCGAGCATGGTCGAGGCGGCCAGCGTCTCGCGCCAGGGGCCGGAGAGCAGTTCGGCGGCGCACAGGATGATCGCGGCGCGGTCGTCGAAGGACATCGCGCGCCAGGCGGGGGCGGCGGCGAGCGCCGCGTCGATGGCGTCCTGGGCGTCCTGCTGGGTGGCGTTGCGGTAAGTGCCCAGCACGGCCTTGTGGTTGTGCGGCTGCACGACCTGGAAGGCCTCGCCGCCGCCCAGCCGCTTCTCGCCGCCGATGGTCATCGGCAGGTCGACCGGGTTCTCGGCCAGCTCCTTGAGCCTGGCCTCCAGCCGGGCCCGCTCGGGCGAGCCGGGGGCGTAGCCGTGCACCGGCTCGTTGACGGGGGTGGGGACCTGGGTCACAGCGTCCATGGGTTCCGTAACTCCTTGCACTTGAGCGGGTGTTCGGGCTCAGCCCTTGCTGATCATGCTTCGCAGGAAGAAGCGCAGGTTCGCCGGCTTCGCCGCGAGCCGCCTCATGCTGCGCCTTCCCGGGGGACAACCCCCGGACCCCCGGCGGGAAGAGATCTGTGCGTGCCTCATCCATCACCCCCGGGTGATCATGCTGCGGGCGAAAAAGCGCAGATTGGCCGGCTTCTCCGCGAGCCGCCTCATGAAGTAGCCGTACCAGTCGGTGCCGTAGGCCGTGTAGACGCGCATGCGGTGGCCCTCGGCGGCGAGCCGCAGGTGTTCGTCGCCGCGGATGCCGTAGAGCATCTGGAACTCGTACTCGTCGGGCTTGCGGCCGGCGTGCCGGGCGAGTTCCTGGGCGATGGAGATCAGGCGCGGGTCGTGGGAGCCGACCATCGGGTATCCCTCGCCCTCCATCAGGATGCGCAGGACCCGGACGTACGCCTTGTCGATCTCGTGTTTCTGCTGGTAGGCGACCTCGGCGGGCTCCTTGTACGCGCCCTTCACGAGCCGCACCCGGCTGCCCGCGTCGGCGAGCCGGCGGGCGTCGGCCTCGGTGCGGAAGAGGTAGGCCTGGATCACACAGCCGGTCTGCGGGAAGTCCTTCCGCAGCTCCTCGTGGATGGCGAACATCGAGTCGAGGGTGGTGTGGTCCTCGGCGTCGAGCGTGACGGTCGTACCGATGGCGGCGGCCGCCTCGACGACGGGCCGGACGTTCGCGAGGGCCAGTTCGTGCCCGCCGGGCAGCGCCTGGCCGAACATCGACAGCTTCACCGACATCTCGGCCCTGGTACCCAGTTCGAGTGTCCTGAGCCGTTCGATGAGCGCCAGATAGGCGTCCCGGGCGGCTTCCGCCTGCTCCGGGTTGGTGATGTCCTCGCCGACGACGTCCATCGTCAGCTCCAGACCGCGGTCGGTCAGCTCGCGGACGATCGGCACGATCTCGTCGACCGTCTCGCCCGGGATGAAGCGGTCGACGACCTGCTTGGTCACCGGGGCCGCCGAGATCAGGCGTCGCATCCGGTCGCTGCGCGACGCGGCAAGAATCACGGGACCCAGCACGGGGCACCTCCACAGACCAGCAGATAGAACCACCGTGAAATCTAAGGATCCCCCCGATCGTCGACCATCGACAGCTGTCACGCATCCGTGCCGCAGATCTCAGACAGATGTATGAAGGACCGCGGAATTGCGGGAGAATGCCCCTGTGACGTCCGATGCCGCATCGTTCAGCCGCGCAGGTGACTACCAGGAGCTGGTCGACGAGATCTCGGAGCTTCTGGGCGTGCCGGCGACCCTGGAGAACCGCGACTTCGAGCTGATCGCCTTCGGTGCGTACGACAGTGAGGGCGACCTCGATCCGTCGGCGCTGGACCCCGTCCGCACCCGCTCGATCCTGACCCGGCGCTCCACGGCCACGGTCCGGACGTGGTTCGAGGGCTTCGGCATCACCCGGGCGAGCGGGCCGGTGCGGATTCCGCCCACTCCGGAGGCGGGGGTCTATCGCGGGCGGATCTGTCTGCCCGTACGTCATCGGGGGGTCGTCCTCGGTTACGTCTGGCTCCTGGACTCCGACCCCGGCCCGACCGACCGGCAGCTGGACGCGGCGATGCGGGTGACGGCCCGCATCGGCGCACTGCTCGCGGACGAGGCGCAGCACGGGGCCGACCTGAGCCGGGAGCTGCGGGCGGTGCTGACCGCCGAGCGCGGCTGGCAGGGCGACATGGCGGTGGCGGCCCTGCGCACGGCGCTGGGCTCCCGCGCCGACGGCCCGTACACCATGGTGTGCGTCGCCCCATGGCCGTCCGCCGACCCGGACGACGCCCCGTCGGCCCGCACGGTCCCCCACGCGACGGCGTTGTGCACGGTGCCGTGGGGCGCGACGGGCCAGGCCCTTGCGGTGCTGGTACGCCTACGGGCGACGGACACGCTGACACCGGCGAGCTCGGCGGCGGGGCGGCTGCTGGAGCGGGCGGCAGCCCCCACTGCGGCGGCCCGCGGTTCGACGGGTGACGCGGCAGCCTCAGGTGCGACGCGGGACGCCGCAGCCCCCGGCGTGACGGGCGACACCGCGGCCCCGAGCGCGGCGAGCAGTACGGCAGCCTCCAGCGCGACGCGGGACACTCCAGCCCCAGGCGCGACACGCAGTACGGCAGCCCCAGGCCCGACACGGGACGCCCTCGCCCCAGGCGCCGTGGCCGCCGGGGTCGCCGGCGCTCGTGTGGGCCTTGCCGAGCTGGCCGTCGCTTGGCAGGAGGCGTCGGCCGCGGCCCGGGCCGCGCTCGCGGAACCCCGGTTCGGGCCGGTCGCGGACTGGTCGCACATCGGCCCGTACCGGCTGCTGACCGCGCTGCCCCCGGAGACGGTCCACGACCCCGTCGTACGCCCCCTCCTCTCCCCCGCCCACCGCGAACTCGCCCGCACCGCCGAGGTCTACCTCGACTGCGCGGGCCAGGCCGGCCGCACCGCCGCGGAACTGGGCATCCACCGCCAGACCCTCTACTACCGCCTCTCCCGCGTCGAACAGCTCACCGGCCTCGACCTGGACGACGGCGAGGACCGGCTGTTGCTGCACATGGCGCTCAAGGGTGCGCGCCTTTGAGGGGTGTTGGGCGCGCTGGTGGACACGAGAATGACCGCCATGCCCCTGCTGATGATCGACCTCGACAACACCCTCGTCGACCGGGACGCCGCCTTCCGCGTGGCGGCGGCCGCCTTTCTCGCCGAACACGGCCTGCCCGAAGGGGACTTGGACTGGCTGATGACCCTCGACGCGAGCGGCCGCACACCACGGCGGGAGGTCGCGCGGACGCTGTCCGAGCGGTACGGCGGCATCGACGCCCAGGGCTTCCTCGACCGGGGCGCGGCCGACCGGATCACCCTGTCCGACCCGGTCCGTGAGGCGCTCGTCGAGGCCCGCGCCGGCGGCTGGTCCTGCGTGATCGTGAGCAACGGGCGGACCGTCCAGCAGGAGACGAAGATCC includes:
- the pruA gene encoding L-glutamate gamma-semialdehyde dehydrogenase gives rise to the protein MDAVTQVPTPVNEPVHGYAPGSPERARLEARLKELAENPVDLPMTIGGEKRLGGGEAFQVVQPHNHKAVLGTYRNATQQDAQDAIDAALAAAPAWRAMSFDDRAAIILCAAELLSGPWRETLAASTMLGQSKTAQQAEIDTPCELIDFWRFNVKYARDLLAEQPPANAPGVWNRLDHRPLEGFVYAITPFNFTAIAGNLPTAPALMGNVVVWKPSPTQTHAAVLLMRLLEEAGLPKGVINLVTGDGIEVSKVALEHRDLAGIHFTGSTKTFQHLWKTVGANIEKYRTYPRLVGETGGKDFVVAHPSADPAILKTALTRGAFEYQGQKCSATSRAYIPASIWNSGFREEFAAEVDGIAMGDVTDLSNFIGAVIDERAFAKNKAAIDRAQSDPTCTIVAGGSYDDSVGYFVRPTVVECTDPANEVFTTEYFGPFLAVYVYEDDTYEEMLTQMESASDYALTGSVISSDRAAAAYTMEKLRYAAGNFYINDKSTGAVVGQQPFGGGRASGTNDKAGAPQNLQRWTLTRAIKETLVPPTDYGYPHMG
- a CDS encoding proline dehydrogenase family protein, with amino-acid sequence MLGPVILAASRSDRMRRLISAAPVTKQVVDRFIPGETVDEIVPIVRELTDRGLELTMDVVGEDITNPEQAEAARDAYLALIERLRTLELGTRAEMSVKLSMFGQALPGGHELALANVRPVVEAAAAIGTTVTLDAEDHTTLDSMFAIHEELRKDFPQTGCVIQAYLFRTEADARRLADAGSRVRLVKGAYKEPAEVAYQQKHEIDKAYVRVLRILMEGEGYPMVGSHDPRLISIAQELARHAGRKPDEYEFQMLYGIRGDEHLRLAAEGHRMRVYTAYGTDWYGYFMRRLAEKPANLRFFARSMITRG
- a CDS encoding helix-turn-helix domain-containing protein, translating into MRENAPVTSDAASFSRAGDYQELVDEISELLGVPATLENRDFELIAFGAYDSEGDLDPSALDPVRTRSILTRRSTATVRTWFEGFGITRASGPVRIPPTPEAGVYRGRICLPVRHRGVVLGYVWLLDSDPGPTDRQLDAAMRVTARIGALLADEAQHGADLSRELRAVLTAERGWQGDMAVAALRTALGSRADGPYTMVCVAPWPSADPDDAPSARTVPHATALCTVPWGATGQALAVLVRLRATDTLTPASSAAGRLLERAAAPTAAARGSTGDAAASGATRDAAAPGVTGDTAAPSAASSTAASSATRDTPAPGATRSTAAPGPTRDALAPGAVAAGVAGARVGLAELAVAWQEASAAARAALAEPRFGPVADWSHIGPYRLLTALPPETVHDPVVRPLLSPAHRELARTAEVYLDCAGQAGRTAAELGIHRQTLYYRLSRVEQLTGLDLDDGEDRLLLHMALKGARL
- a CDS encoding HAD family hydrolase, producing MTAMPLLMIDLDNTLVDRDAAFRVAAAAFLAEHGLPEGDLDWLMTLDASGRTPRREVARTLSERYGGIDAQGFLDRGAADRITLSDPVREALVEARAGGWSCVIVSNGRTVQQETKIRNTGLDGLVHGWVISEAAGHRKPEPEIFHAAAAVAGAPLDGS